TGGAGGCCCGCGCCGAGCGCATGGAGCGCCTCTCCACCGAGGAGGAGAAGCGGAAGAAGCTGATCGCCCAGGAGCTGGCCTGGGTACGGCGCTCCCCCTCGGCACGCACCGGGAAGCAGCAGGCCCGCATCAACCGCCTGGACGACCTGCAGAAGGAGCAGGCCGACAAGCGCCTTCCCGCGCGTGACACCGTGGAGATGAGCGCGGGCGCCGTCCCGCACCTGGGGCGCACCGTGCTCAACCTGCACGGTGTCTCCAAGCGCTTCGGCGAGCACGTGCTGATCCGCGACTTCAGCACCATGCTCCAGGCCGGCGAGCGCATCGGGATCATCGGCCCCAACGGCGCCGGGAAGACCACGCTGCTCCGCATCATCATGGGCGAGGAGCAGCCGGACGCGGGCGAGGTGGAGGTGGGGAAGAACACCCGCATCGCCTACTTCGACCAGCGCCGGGAGGACCTGGACCCGAACGCCAGCATCTACGAGGCGGTGGCCGACCAGGACTGGGTGACGGTGGGCGGCGAGCGGACCCACCTGCGCAGCTACCTGGAGACCTTCCTCTTCTCCCCCGCGCAGCAGCGGCAGGTGGTACGCTCCCTTTCCGGCGGCGAGCGCAACCGGGTGCTCCTGGCCCGGCTCCTCCTGCAGGACGCCAACCTGCTCATCCTGGACGAGCCCACCAACGACCTGGACCTGCTCACCCTGCAGGTGCTGGAGTCGCTCCTGGCCGACTACAAGGGGTGCGTCCTGCTGGTGACGCACGACCGCTTCTTCCTGGACAAGGTCGCCACCGGGCTGATCGTCTTCGAGGGGAACGGCGCGCTCCGGCGCCACGCCGGCGGGTACGACCTGTACCGCCGGCTCCGGGCGCAGCGCGAGGCGGAGGAGGCCGCCGCCCGCCCCGCCGAGCGCGGCAGGGCCCCCGTTCAGGGCAGCCGGCCCGCGCGGAAGGAGGGAGGCCCCCGCAAGCTCTCCTACCGCGAGCAGCAGGAGCTGCAGGGGATGGAGGAGGCCATCCTGGAGGCCGAGGCGCGCAAGGAGGAGCTGGGCGCCCGCCTGGCCGACCCCGCGCTGTACGCCGGCCCCTCCGACGAGGTGGCGCGCGTCACCGCCGACTTCCGCGACGCGAGCGAGCGCGTGGACGCGCTCTACGCCCGCTGGGAGGAGCTGGAGGGGATCCGCTCCGGCGCCGCCTGAGCGGGCCGCGCCCCCGTGCAGCTCGCACGGGGGCGCCGCGTCCCGCAACGGGAGCGCCGCCGCTCCCAACGCGCCGAAAACCGCAAGACGTTCGTCGCCAACGCCTTCCCGAGGAATGCTGCCGCGGGCCCGGAAATTGTCGTTGACAGGGCCGCGGCCGCGCACCAGCTTGTGACTACCGCCTCTCTCACCGCCGTCGCCGTTCCCCGTAGCACAAAGCCCCGACCATGCTCCTCCCGCTGCTCCTTTCCGCGGCGGCGTCCCTGCACGCCGCCCCCGGCCCCGCCGACTCCGTCCGCCTCGTCCTCGCCGCCGGCCGCCCGGCCGCCGAGGTCGCCGTCCTCGACGCCACTCACGAGCTGACGAGCGCGACCGGCGCCGGGCTCAGCCTCACCACGCTGCTGCGCGCCGAGATCGCCATCGCCGAGGAGGTCCGCCGCGGCGCCTTCCCCGGCGCGGCGCTCGCCGTGGGGCGGCGCGGGCAGGTGGTGGTGGAGCGCGGGATCGGGATGACCGGCTGGACCGCGGCCGACGTCCCGGTGGACCCGGACCGCACCGTCTACGACCTGGCCTCGCTCACCAAGGTGGTGGCGACCACCACCGCGCTGATGCTGCTGGTGGAGGACGGCAAGGTGGAGCTGGACGCACCCGTGGCGCGCTACCTCCCGGAGTTCTCCGGCGGGGCCAAGGACCGGGTGACCATGCGCGACCTGCTCGCCCACACCTCCGGGCTCCCGGCCTGGGCGCAGATCCACGGGAGCACCCCGGACGAGGCGCTGGGGCGCGCGGTCCGCACCCCGCTGCAGTCCGCTCCGGGGACGCGGGTGGAGTACTCGGACGTGGGCTTCGTGGTGCTCTTCGCCGCGGCGGAGCGGGCGGCGGGCGAGCCGCTCTTCCGGCTGCTGGACCGGCGCGTGTACGGCCCGCTGAAGATGCGCTACACCACCTACGCCGCGGGCGCCGGGTGCACCATCTGCGCCTCCACCGCGCGCCGCCAGGGCGACGCGTTCCAGGGGAAGGTGCACGACCCCATCGCCCGGCAGCTCGGCGGGATCGCGGGGAACGCGGGGCTCTTCTCCACCGTGCACGACCTGGCCCGCTTCGCCGCCATGCTGGCGAACGAGGGCGAGCTGGACGGCGTACGGGTGCTGAAGGCGGAGACGATCCGCACCTTCGCGCAGCGGCAGGTGGGGACCCGCGCCCTCGGGTGGGAGTCGCCCAGCCGCAGCGGCGGCGGGGCCGCGGGGCTGCGCATCTCCCCCAACGCGTACGGGCACACCGGCTTCACCGGGACCTCCATCTGGATCGATCCGGACCGCGGCACCTGGGCGGTGATCCTCGCCAACCGCACCTACGACACACAGGGGAACAACCGGATGCAGACGCTCCGCCGCACGGTGAACAACTGGGTGGCCGAGGCGGCCGACGCGGGCGCCCCGGCGTACGGCGGCGACAACTGAGCCGCGGCTGATCGGCGAACAGCGAGGGGGACCGGAGCGATCCGGTCCCCCTCGCCGCGTTCGGGCGCTCGGTTGCGGGCGCCGGGAGCGCCGCCTACGTTCCGCCCGGAGCGCCGTTCACCTCACCCCAGCCCCGCAGCGCATGTTCCAGGAGCGGTCCCTGCCGGAAGACGCAACCAAGCGGATCGGCCAGATCCAGGAGGAGCTCGGCCGCACCTTCCAGGTCGAGAACGAGCTCTTCCGCATCGGCGGGACCCCGGTCACCATCGCCTCGCTGATCAGCTTCTTCGTCTTCCTGGCGCTGGCGTTCCTCGTGTCCGGCCTCCTGCAGCGGGCCCTCGGGCGGGTCTACCGCCGGCGCGGCCTCGACGAGGGAGTGCAGTACGCGCTGAACCGGCTGCTGCACTACGGCATCA
The Longimicrobiaceae bacterium DNA segment above includes these coding regions:
- a CDS encoding serine hydrolase domain-containing protein, translated to MLLPLLLSAAASLHAAPGPADSVRLVLAAGRPAAEVAVLDATHELTSATGAGLSLTTLLRAEIAIAEEVRRGAFPGAALAVGRRGQVVVERGIGMTGWTAADVPVDPDRTVYDLASLTKVVATTTALMLLVEDGKVELDAPVARYLPEFSGGAKDRVTMRDLLAHTSGLPAWAQIHGSTPDEALGRAVRTPLQSAPGTRVEYSDVGFVVLFAAAERAAGEPLFRLLDRRVYGPLKMRYTTYAAGAGCTICASTARRQGDAFQGKVHDPIARQLGGIAGNAGLFSTVHDLARFAAMLANEGELDGVRVLKAETIRTFAQRQVGTRALGWESPSRSGGGAAGLRISPNAYGHTGFTGTSIWIDPDRGTWAVILANRTYDTQGNNRMQTLRRTVNNWVAEAADAGAPAYGGDN
- a CDS encoding ABC-F family ATP-binding cassette domain-containing protein; amino-acid sequence: MATPVLTVQNLHKSFGTRVVFDGVSFAVDEGEKVGFVGANGSGKSTLFKIVAGIEGHEGGTLAFRRDARVGYLAQEPEFAEGDTILRAAAAGQPELQDAMAAYHDVAGQLARGEGDLERLLARQGEAAARIDALGGWDYEHRMEAILTRLGVDRWERPVEGLSGGERKRVALARVLLQEPELLLLDEPTNHLDADTTAWLEEHLQGYPGAVMLITHDRYFLDRVVSRMIEVSVGELTPYPGGYTEYLEARAERMERLSTEEEKRKKLIAQELAWVRRSPSARTGKQQARINRLDDLQKEQADKRLPARDTVEMSAGAVPHLGRTVLNLHGVSKRFGEHVLIRDFSTMLQAGERIGIIGPNGAGKTTLLRIIMGEEQPDAGEVEVGKNTRIAYFDQRREDLDPNASIYEAVADQDWVTVGGERTHLRSYLETFLFSPAQQRQVVRSLSGGERNRVLLARLLLQDANLLILDEPTNDLDLLTLQVLESLLADYKGCVLLVTHDRFFLDKVATGLIVFEGNGALRRHAGGYDLYRRLRAQREAEEAAARPAERGRAPVQGSRPARKEGGPRKLSYREQQELQGMEEAILEAEARKEELGARLADPALYAGPSDEVARVTADFRDASERVDALYARWEELEGIRSGAA